acgtatgagccgaaatgcggggtccataggtgttttcaaccttttttttaaatcaattattttacaaataaaaaaacgactcttgccattgagtgggaacacATGTGAACAATACGggtctaaaaataatttaaaaaaatacaggTCCACAAAACAATTTTCCcttattgtttaatttaaattattattaatagattattttcattctttgaaatattgctattttttattttttattttttattttttcattttttttaaaattaattacaataaaataaatataatttataaacaaataaatattatagattttacaatttatttttatggaaaataatttctgtgttaaaaaaaggaaaaactgaaatttttgtttatttaattatgtatATATCTATAAACAGGATGGGTGGGCAATACCTGACCCGTTCTGAATCCGACCATTTGAAACAAATCTCAGACCCGCGACGGACGGTTACCCAAAAGCCACCCCATGCCATGGGTTGGCGTGATTCGTGAACAAAAGTAGAAGCTAAGCATAAAGCGACGGAGGATAGAGAAACGGAAATTTTCATTCACCAAACGAAGCAGAGGATAAAAGAAACTGGAAAATGTATCATCCTACCAGAGGTGGCGTTCGCGGTGGACGAGATCGTAAACgctcttctcttccttttttttctctacttttCTAGGGTTTCTGCACTTTTTAAACCTCAACTACCTCTCTAATCCAATCTTCTTCATGCTtcgttctttttcttcttcttcttcttcttcttcttcttctttttttttcacttgtgttttaatttaattttatttgatttatgaacTCTTGATTTATGCTCTGCAATTTTGATTGAGAGTctgaaattcaaattaaaaagcCCTAGCTCTAGTCAAGACTAGGTTTTGAATTCTTTTGTGAATATAAATCTATGTATGATCGTAGAATAAGACTTAAGAGGCAGGCATCTTGGGACCAAAAAGAGCCTTGTCTTCTAGGGTATTGGgtatattgaattttattaagaaaaaataaaaaaaagaaaaaagaatgggAACCAGGCATAAATTGATGGTGAATGAGAGTTTTTTGCCTTAAGCATAGTCAATAAGTAATCAATATATCGTCTGGTTTTGAAGTATACTATCTTATTTGAAGATTCCTTGTTACTTTTATATGCAAGTTATTAGCAACATGTGTATTGTCAAACTGAACTCAGGTTTTGGATTGATGATCTAATGAGGATTTCATCTGCATTTTCATTAGACACACTTAGAACTATTGCAACTATGTCTAGTTACTTGTGGGaactttcttctttctctgtCTTACTATCAATAGTGCCTAAGCCTATTTGTGGACAACTCATGGATGATTGAACTTTTTGTAATGTCCAGAATTTAAGTGGGATGATGTCAAGGTTGATAAACACCGAGAGAACTATCTTGGTCACAGTATCAAGGCCCCTGTTGGAAGATGGCAAAAAGGTATTACCTTCTGATTCCTCTATGTTTACTGTTTTAACATGAAATATTCAGTTACATTCTTTCATGTGTGTCAGACCTTTCATTTGATTCACTGAAACTGAGCATTGGGCTCTGAAAGGGGCAGGTGAATGCCATCTAACCTTCAAAtctctcttatttattttggtatATATAGAGAGGTCTATGAAAACTAAATGGTTATGTTGCACCACCCCAACTTGTACCggtgttttaaaaggctattgagGCTTATATACATCAAGGCTCACCTCAAGGCGAGGCTTTGTGAATTAGtcttgaggctatagcctcattTAGCTTAATTAAGGCTTATAACTGTGCGGCTATAGCCTTAAGGCTATTGAGGCTTGAGCCTCAAATATCGAAAGGGTTTTAGTCGGTTTCCAACCTTTGTGGGCTTAtgctataatattttataagaggTTTAAGCCTCAATATTCAATGAGTTTTAATTGTTGCTATGTTTTTGTGGGCTTTTGGCATAGATTTTATAGGTTTTGTATTGGGTCTTGGTTTTGGTTAAACCTTTATAAAATAAGGGCTTATTTGACTTCCAATTAACTTTTTAAATGGAGGAGAAAAAGAGGTATTAAGAAGAAGGTGTCCTAGTAGCTGAGCCCatataattattatcttattattgatgGATAAGGAAAAATACGATCGGAATTGATGGATAAAGAGGAAGAATGAGTGGATATTAAcattgatgatgataataatatagCAAGTGAATATTAACATTGACGAAGTTGAGCAGTCCAACCAAGCTATTAAATCTGTTTTTATGTATACTTTTGTGAATTAGGTCTAGGGTATATATAGAGGGCTACACGTTGTCTATgttagattttgtagattggttgagcTCCAAGTAAGAAAAAGGTTTTGTTGCTCCTTACTTTTTCACCTTTACTGGGCTTTGGTTGTATACTTTGTGTGTTCTTGCTACGCCACCTTTTAGGCACTTTTAATACATGCCCTCTTTTTGcctatatgaaaaaaaataacatagcAATTGAATATGATTATATTCCTGGGAGGATCCTGCTTGTGAGAGTGATAATagtgttgaaaattatttgatgaagTCTTGAGAGAGTTAAAtcttagaaaagagaaaaatgaactAAATTACAAACTATtaacaatggaaaaaaataattaattttattatgatgaAGTTTATGCATTATTATCATTCAATTTTCTTGtgattttattagtattttttaaattttttgagatttttaatttatttaaattgatgcTTACGCCTTGCCTTATTTTAGCAAAACACATCAAAGCTGCCTTTAGCCTTTTACAACTTTGTCTTGTACACCACAAAAATGTTGCATATGCAACAATAACACTTAGTATTACTTTACTAttcattaaaagaatattttgctTCTAGTCCATAAGTAACTGTTAATGTTCTGTTTTACAACTATCATGtcatgtatattattattttgtttttgataggCACCATGATTTAACTTCAGCTTATCTACCTtcaatgaaatttttaatgattgTGCATTTTGTTCTGATTCTATCATATCTGGAAATTGCATTAGTTTCCTTGTTGGTTTTCTCAATCAAGTAAAACGTTGTGTGTGATGATGGTATTATCCTACTAATTTACTTCAAATGGGTCCACTAGTGTATTTCCTTCTGCTATGGACCTTTTTCAGGAGGTTGAGTGATTGGGCAAAGTAATCcttctctagatctttattGCAAATTTTTTACTGACCTTAGGTCATGTTATGTGGACTCGCCAAAGTATATGAAGCAATTGAGTCTTGTGCATATCTCCAACATGCCTATTGATCTGATATATGCATACTCATGAGGTGTGTATAGCAAAAGAAATGAAACTCAATAGTTTGTTTTATAGGAATAACCTTAGACTGAAGATAGACAGTCTGTATTAGTCATATACTTCAATCTGGCCTAGTCtatagaaatgagaaaaaaatggaaactagGCAACTTAGTCATGTGTCTGTTTCCTGTGATATGaggttaaataaatttgacacTTAGGCACATGCCAAAACCTTATGCTTCTTGTGTCCATGGAATGTAGACTAGGTTGAAGAGTGATGTCCCAGGATGGTTATGTAATATGGACCTAAAGAAGGATTATGATATTCTTTTTTGTTGGATGTGGTGTAGGGGATTATCTATAGATGGAAGTATTGGATTCGGTGGAGTGTTTCCCTTTATTAGAGGTATATTTTGGAGGTTGAGGGATCAGGCAAAATGGTTCTTATTTTCGCTTTCATTTTGTGTTTTTAGGGAAACCATTAGTCAAGTTATGACAAGGGAAAGAGGGGAAAGGAGGTCGGATTAGAAGGTAGTTTCTTTGAGGATCTACAAGTGCTTCTTGTTTTGCACATCCAATGTGTGCATTTTATGTTGCTTTTTTGTCATCCCATGCTCTCAAGGCTTTGTTATGTGCACTTAGCGGTGGCCAGTTTTTGAGCAAAGTCAGAGTGAGTGGGGTTGATGATATTATTGATATTGATGAGTTAGCTGCAGACTTTTGGAGTTTGGGTGGATTCGTTTCCTTTGACCTGTGGCAGTAATTTCAACACTTGGTTAGTTCAGAGAATGTCAGAAGAGAATGGCTTCATGGAAATCATGTTGCCTGTTGGAGGGAGGTAAGTTTAATCATCCCTAATGCTTTTGACCTATGGCAACTCTCTCTACTTTTCAGGTGTCTTCAGTCATGACAGAATTTAGAAAATTCAATGGGCTTCTTTTGAGGCTGGAAAAAGTTAAATGTCATTTGGTGAGTTGGGACTTGTAGTTTTAGTGGATCACATACAGTAGCCAGTCTTCTCTCAATTGATTAACCTGACTGATTGGATTGAGCCTCTTTCAGTAgtataatgaatataatattattatgttttagGTGTTTCTTATGTCATGTGTCCAGGAAACCTTTAGGGAACCTTTAGAATTGGACAGCAGATGTAATCTAGTTGCTGTTTAAATGACCAAATGCTCATTATGTTGCATAATAGGAAAAGTTGGATTGACAGACCTCCAAGTGTACCTCATTTGTACTCCTTTATGTGGCTGTTCTGCTGTTTCCAGCCAAAATATGTTTAGATCATGGATGATCCATCTAAGTggctatttatttataaggAAGACATATTAGAAGCCCCAAAGCAGGTGACACTAGTACTGGGGGAGCATGCATGGGAAAGCCCAGGaaggcaaaagaaaaataatacaggggaagaaaaagagaaaccaCTAGTGATCTAGAAGAAAAACCAGAAAACTGCTGGATATAACTGTACTCATGCTGCATGAATCATCAATGAAGTTCACAAAGGTACATCAATGGGTTTTCCCATTGTTAAGGTCTAAAGCATTAAGGGTTTAATCAGGATATGCCTTTCAGCTTCAGGATTGTACATTTTTCTCCCTCAAAAGATTCTTCTGCTGTGCTCCCTTCAAAGGCACCAACAGGTACGATGGAGCAGATCCTACTGTTCCCTCTTGTGCTTTTGACAAATTTCCTATGCCTACTAGCGAGAAATCCTTAACTGACCCAAGAACAGCCATGATGCTAAAGCATGAAGATTAAGATTTGATTCTCACTAGTCATCAGAAAATGGATGATAATGTGCTTGGCTGAACTCTAATTCCCTTTTACACAGGCTGCAAAGATTTCCTAGGGAGAAAACCCTCTTCTTTAGCTGTTCTATCTCAAGTGGTTTTCTTCTCTTGGACTATGATGTTCCACAAAAAAATAGCCCCTGATAGATAAACATGTAGAAGCTGATTGCAATTTTAAACTGCTATACCATGTCTTAGGATAAAAAGAGATCACCTGTCACTGCAAGACAAGTTTGCCTTGGCAATGCTGTCTCACTTTTATCTAGGCTTGGCATATTttatgtaatgttttatttatttatttatttttaaatcattttaccaGTTAAAGAGTTTAGAGGGCAAAGTGCTGCAGCTGGAAGCTTTGGAACTTGTATTATGAATAGAGTTTGCAATGGCTCTTTTTAGAGCCAATGTTTTAGAAAGCTATTGAGACTTATGCCCTGAGGTTTGCATCAAGGCAAGGCACTATGAATTAGCCTTGAGCCTATAGCTTAAATATCGGGTAACTAAGACCTAAGCTTCATACTAATAAGGCTTCCAACCTTGAGGCTATAGCTTCGAGATTATTGAGACTTAAGCCATTAATATTCAATAAATTTGAACCATTGTGGGATTTTCTATCTATTTTACGCTTAGGCCACGATATGCCCATGTCCATGGGTATAGGTGTCAAGTGTGGGTCTATGTCTAGGTGTCGAATCCTTTAGAGCTAGTGTCTTAGAAAGCTATTGAGACTTATGCCCTGAGGTTTGCATCAAGGCAAGGCATTGTGAATTAGCCTTAAGCCTAAATATTGGGTAACTAAGGTTTAAGCTTCATACTAATAAGGCTTACAACCTTGAGGCTATAGCTTTGAGATTATTGAGACTTGAGCcataaatattcaataaattttaatccTTGTGggattttctatttattttatgcttAGGCCTCAATATGCCCATGTCCATGGGTATGGGTGTCAAGTGTGGGTCTATGTCTAGGTGTCGGATCCTTTGCATCCCAAAATCTTAGGACACAAGGATTCAATTGAAAATGATCTCAATTAGGGGTGTAGTTACTTAGATACAACattgattattatatattttctattttaattgaatgtttaaagattattgaaattttccatttatctctagatttttaatatattaattttgatatttcttttttatttttattatattaattattatatttatctttaaattttatatattgttaattatcatatatttttattttaattgaatattaatattattgaaaattttcataaatgtGAAACATAGTTAtgataaatgttttattttaataggatGTTGAGagaatttttaggaaattaaattgaaatatatttattattttccataaaCATTGAGAACTTGTAAGAAAATGTATAATTGACTTTGAGTCAACCTCTAATAGTTGAAATGttccaaaatttatatttttaattatttaaattgaagctaattaatttttaaattctatactaattaagttttattatttcGATATTGATATAGTTCAACTTTACTATATATCtctatgtaaatatattttttaaatcttgctattttaagttgataaaattagtttaactttaatattttttaaaaaatgaaaatagataaTTGTTATtatctattataatttaatacaaCATCTGCACTCATGTTGTATCATTCAACATAGATATTTTGGTTGAAATTAAAGTATTTGTGTATCACAACAATATGCAATAGGGTTTTGTGCTTTTGTGGGGTTTTGGTGTAGATTTTTTAAGTCTTCTATCTTAGATTCAACCATCGGATCAaaccttttataaaataaagatttcgTTGGCTTCCATTTAACCCTTCAAGAGGAGgggaaattttttgaagtggtTAGCTTCATATGTCAgtcattatttaattattggtGGATCAAGGAAAAAAAGCCACTGCAATTgatggatgaagaagaagaatgattgGATAGTAACATTTGTGAGAGGCTGATAGAACAATTGATTATGATGATGATTCCTTGAAGGATCCTACTAATGATAGTGATGTGATGTTGAAGATTATTTGATGGAGGCTTGAGTGAGTGTAGGATTTTAGAAGAGAGAGAAgcattaaatttaaaactattaaaaatgacaaataattacttattatgaattctttgtttttctttattcaatttttatgtgATTATATAAGTATCTTTGTGATTTTTGGgattgttgttttcttttttattgatgttgctattgttgttgttgttattattattattatcattatcttcttcttcttcttcttcttcttcgttgtttttttttttttttttttttttttttttttttttttctgttgttgttttatttttgaagctGAGGTTTAGCCTTGTTCTGCCTCAAGGCTTATGCCTCACTACATTTTGGCaaaattctcttcttctttttctttattttttatttttttgttttctttcttggtttttttttggaagttgAGGCTTAGCCTTGTTCTGCCTCAAGGCTTATGCCTCATTGCACCCTTTTACGGCATTGTCTGGGGAGGGGGTGTGTCTCTTCAGTTCTTTTGCTTTTGTTCCTTTGTGAGTGCATTTGCTTTGATTTCAGATGTTGCATTTCCTTATGAATTTTGGGCTTGCGATCATTTTCTTCCCTCTAGTGTATATTATTTTAACTGATGGAATATTAAAGCATTTGCCAAAAATTGGTGAATAACTTGGGCATtgtaaaattttgttatatgaATATATGAAATTGGGGAAATGTTAAGTTTGACTTAGAACATTCTTTCTAAGAAATACATAATCAGTTCTGTGTTgcttaaaaaactaaaaaaaatatatatttattctgAGGTGTGCATCACAAGTAAAATTTTTGCTAAATAACATTTTGGAAATCAGCCTGTGTCACTTCTAGTTCActcatcttaaaaaataaattctatgggaaaattatttcattaaagATATTTAACGTCATATGACCATAGAATAATAAGCTGCCAATTTTAGTGGTTAGTGCCTTTTCCCTTTTcccctttatttctttttttttttctttttaaggctatgtttggttcccggaaaatttgagggaaaatgcgagggaaagaaaatacaaaggaaaagtaggaggaaagaaaaagtgaaggaaaataaaaaaatatattaaaagttgataaattattttttttgttacttcaaactcattttatttattttaactcatcaatataaagattaaataatttaaaaatacataagtttttaattaattttaattatatttgattttctgtgatattttttataggacaaccaaacatgagaaaatcattttccttagcatttttttttctttcctttgtactttctgggaaccaaacatagcctaaaggaATGCCCACTTATGGCTGTGGTTGAGCTTAGATCTGCAAAGGTATGGTATCCTGGTTTGGTTGGTTCAGCAATTTGGTCTGTCCACTTTTTGTAAGTTGCTAATTATAGAAAATCACAAACTTAAATATTATTGTCAGAGTTCATGATAGATCACCTAATTGGTATGTTTAATGGATGAGTGGTTAGACATCTATTGAATGAAGTTGTCCGATTGAAAGTTAGTGTTATCCTTGTTTGATGGAATACCATTCTGTTATATTCCACCTACTACTTAGTtaaattaagatttattttctatatagaATTTCTAAACATTTATCAATTTTCAAACAGGGAAAGACCTACACTGGTACTCCAGGGATAAGAAATCTGAGAGTTCAGATATGGAGGCTGCAAAAGAAGAGATAAAAAGGATCAAGGAACAGGAGGAACAGGCCATGAGAGAAGCTCTTGGTTTAGCGCCTAAACGTGCTAACCGACCTCAAGGTAACCGACTAGATAAGCATGAGTTTTCGGAACTTGTGAAGCGAGGCTCTACTGCAGAAGATTTGGGTGCAGGCCATTCTGAAGCAGCACATGTTCAAGGTCTTGGTTTTGCGAGGTATGACTGGGAAAGTTTCATATGTTTGGCTTTGATGACTAGTGCAATGATATTACACTTCTATCTTGATGCTGTTTTGTTGTTCTGATGTTATATACTTTGGTTGTTTATATGAATTCTCACAATAAATGTCCATAACAGTCCTGTTATAAGTAATAATATCTAAagttttcctaaaattttataGTTGAATAATGTTACAAAtgtaattccatttttttctgtGTGGGGGTATGTTCTTATAGACAGATATAATTTGTtggaacaaatttaaaatatcatgcTTGAAAGTGCAGTGACTTTAGATGGACCTTTTTATGGGACCTTTTGATGGAATAGAAGGATTTAACATAGTAGGCTACTTCAAGTAGTTGGTTAGGGTAAATGTAACTACCAATGATTCATCAAGAACCATTTCATTTTGTGCACCCCTTGAGGGACAGCTGGTGTGCCAAATGGGATTCATCTTTAGGTCAAGTTAGTCATATCTTAGTCTCATTGATCAGCCCACCCTTGAATATTCATGCCCACCCTTgaatattttcaatgtttaaaataaaaattatattacattttaatattttctatttgaaaaaatgaaatttctctcatgtttaacaatattcatgattaaaatatttaaactttacaaataattttttttatattatgttatttaatatataaaaataatttatatatcatatatcaatattattttgtaaatattttttttagtttttttaaccataaatttaatttataataaaaaaaatattttgaaaaatgagtatatatatatatatatataattgataaaaaataaatttatgatacatgcAACTAACATATCTcatataaaaaggataaaaagagAAGATGGATAATATATCCCACCACTATCCTATTCTATCATTCGTTGAACATAAGATATAATAAGTGATAGAATAACTTATCCTATCACATCACCAACCGAACATGAGATaggatataatattttcttctcttatcTTATCCCATACTGCATTCGGCCAACCAAATATGACCTAAATGTAATCTGTTTTCATACTTTCTAATCACATTGGATTGTGATGGTTTCCTTAAAAACGcccattttatttcattatttgtcttttttcatTAAAGTTTGTTTGTAACTTGTTATTACAGAGCACCCCGTAATGGGGAAGAATTTAGTTCTCTTCAACCAAGCCCTAGAGCTGCATTGCCCGAGAAAGTGGATGTTGCTGTGCCCAATCCAACAACACCCAACACCAAAGAAGAGTTAGAGGATGAAAGCTACCGAAAGAAAAGGAGGCGTGAAGAGAAGAAGCATGAGAAACATGAGAAGCATGAAAGACGTGAGAAGCGGCATTCTCGGGATGACGATGACAGGAGGAAGCGCAAGAAAGACAAAAGAAGACATGACTCTGACTGAAGATTGATCTCAATCATAAACTGTGTATGGACAAAAGAAAACACAATTCCGACTGATGATTAGATCAAGCAAACTGTGTACTATTCCTctctcttgtttttcttttcctcatcaAGTAGAAACCTCTATTTTTAGTGTACCTTTTAGATGGGATTTTGTGATGTACTGTTGCTTGGGATATAGATTGTGGACACCCCTGATAAGTCTCTTAGGATAAAAAAGCCTGGAAGGAAAAAGATGATAGTCACCACCTGTAGTTGAGTTATTTGGTGGTGAACATAGGAGTCATCGCATGATTAGTGAGAAAGCAGGCTAGACTTGGCAGATATCGACTGCTTGCAACGCACAGAAGCACAAAACTTGAGAATGCCAGAGTTGATTACCACTATCAGGTGAGCTACaacattattttgtatttgtttttgtcAATACAATGACATTGTCAACtgtttattaaatgaaaaaatatgcCTGTATcacattgatttaaaatttggagGAACTTGCTTTATAAAGCAACTTGGTTTTACAGAGTTTTTAGGGCTTTATTCTGATATTAGGAGAGTGTATTTTGCCGTCTAGATCTCATTGTAACAAATGGGCATGATTTGTCTCTGTTCTGGCAGCCTTAGTTGGAGCATGAGGGTCCAGCCCATGAGGCCCATTCAGTGGACTattatttaaccattttctgAGCTGTTTTCCTGGCAACCCCTTGAGCCCAAAATGGGCTGTCATGTAGGAGCCTTTGAACCCCAATATGGACCCCCGCTATGTCCAATTCTTGTCGCCTAGATATGGGCATAAAGGCTGTTGGGTGGGGGGAAGGTATTTTCATGCTCTGCGAATGGCAGTTGTAGCTGGTAGTTTCTCCTGGTTTCTCTCCAATTTTTTGAAGCTTTTCCTTGGTAAAATCTCCACATATTTCCTCCTTTATGATGTTGAGATGATGAATTTCCATCTCAATGTGTTACCCCGTTTGGATTAGTTACACACTTACACCTCACAAAAGTTAAGTGAGTTCTTGCAAATGGAAAAACATTTTGCAGTGGTTTTCTTTGGCCTCTTGTAAGGGGTTTTATCCATATTAAACCttgctttcttcttttattGCCTTTTGTTTTAGCTTACTGCTATGGTGAGCATTTTCTAGTTGAAGACTTGTGCTAAGGTTATTGTGTGGGTATTGATGGTTGTCTTGTTGACAATTTGAAGACTATGATGGAAGATTTTCTCAACATCCGAGATTTGTTACTCTTGATGGTAAAGTCAAAACTATCTATATCCCTAGCCTTGAACCGAAGAAGATGAATACAATCGCCCAAATTTGGCAATGAATCGACATAGCCTT
This DNA window, taken from Vitis riparia cultivar Riparia Gloire de Montpellier isolate 1030 chromosome 13, EGFV_Vit.rip_1.0, whole genome shotgun sequence, encodes the following:
- the LOC117927657 gene encoding multiple myeloma tumor-associated protein 2 homolog; the protein is MYHPTRGGVRGGRDQFKWDDVKVDKHRENYLGHSIKAPVGRWQKGKDLHWYSRDKKSESSDMEAAKEEIKRIKEQEEQAMREALGLAPKRANRPQGNRLDKHEFSELVKRGSTAEDLGAGHSEAAHVQGLGFARAPRNGEEFSSLQPSPRAALPEKVDVAVPNPTTPNTKEELEDESYRKKRRREEKKHEKHEKHERREKRHSRDDDDRRKRKKDKRRHDSD